One window from the genome of Populus alba chromosome 15, ASM523922v2, whole genome shotgun sequence encodes:
- the LOC118056381 gene encoding PTI1-like tyrosine-protein kinase At3g15890, which produces MRFNLLVQIAVKRLKAMSAKAEMEFAVEVEILGRVRHKNLLGLRGFYAGGDERLIVYDYMPNHSLIAHLHGQLAVDCLLDWHRRMNIIIGSAEGVAYLHHEANPHIIHRDIKASNVLLDTEFQAKVADFGFAKLIPEGVTHMTTRVKGTLGYLAPEYAMWGKVSEGCDVYSFGILLLEIISAKKPLEKLPGGVRRDIVQWVTPYFQKGAFEHIADPRLKGRYDRAQLETAIMIAMRCTDKNPEKRPNMMEVVEWLNGGLGRTKGVSDVEDMVDEDEEFKERRTWQHRK; this is translated from the exons ATGCGTTTCAATTTGCTTGTGCAGATAGCAGTTAAGCGATTGAAGGCAATGAGCGCAAAGGCAGAGATGGAATTCGCGGTGGAAGTTGAGATACTTGGGAGGGTGAGGCATAAGAACTTGTTAGGTTTGAGGGGATTTTATGCAGGTGGAGATGAAAGGTTGATAGTCTATGATTACATGCCTAATCATAGCTTGATCGCCCATCTACATGGCCAACTCGCCGTCGACTGCTTACTTGATTGGCACCGGAGAATGAACATTATTATAGGATCAGCTGAGGGAGTAGC GTACTTGCACCATGAGGCCAATCCTCATATAATACACAGGGACATAAAGGCAAGTAATGTTCTTTTAGATACAGAATTTCAAGCAAAAGTAGCAGATTTTGGTTTCGCAAAGTTGATCCCGGAAGGGGTTACTCACATGACCACTAGGGTGAAGGGAACCCTAGGATACTTGGCTCCCGAATATGCGATGTGGGGGAAAGTTTCAGAGGGTTGTGATGTTTACAGCTTCGGAATCTTACTCTTAGAGATCATCAGTGCGAAAAAACCATTAGAGAAGCTCCCTGGAGGGGTGAGGCGTGACATTGTTCAATGGGTCACCCCATATTTCCAAAAGGGTGCTTTTGAACATATTGCTGACCCTAGGTTGAAGGGAAGATATGATCGAGCACAGCTTGAGACAGCAATCATGATCGCGATGCGATGCACCGATAAGAACCCGGAGAAGAGACCTAACATGATGGAGGTGGTGGAATGGCTGAATGGTGGCCTAGGGAGGACAAAAGGGGTGTCGGATGTGGAAGACATggttgatgaagatgaagaattcAAGGAGAGAAGGACATGGCAGCATCGGAAATGA
- the LOC118056383 gene encoding gibberellin 20 oxidase 1 translates to MAIDCIKTMPSITTPHHHPKDQDQCKDDGKSFVFDAQVLRHQTNIPQQFIWPDHEKPNTNAPELQVPLVDLGDFLSGNPVAAVEASRLVGEACKKHGFFLVVNHGVDKTLIAHAHNYVDTFFKLPLSEKQKAQRKIGESCGYASSFTGRFSSKLPWKETLSFRYKAEESSSKHIEEYFHNRMGEDFAEFGTVYQDYCEAMSTLSLGIMELLGMSLGVSREHFREFFNENDSIMRLNYYPPCQKPDLTLGTGPHCDPTSLTILHQDQVGGLQVFVDNEWRSINPNFDAFVVNIGDTFMALSNGIYRSCLHRAVVNSQTPRKSLAFFLCPKNDKMVTPPHELVDTCNPRIYPDFTWPMLLEFTQKHYRADMKTLEVFTNWLHQRSLS, encoded by the exons ATGGCAATAGATTGCATCAAAACCATGCCATCCATAACCACCCCTCACCACCACCCAAAAGATCAGGATCAATGCAAAGATGATGGCAAGTCTTTTGTCTTTGATGCACAAGTTCTTCGACACCAGACAAACATACCCCAGCAGTTCATTTGGCCTGACCATGAAAAGCCTAATACTAATGCACCTGAACTCCAAGTCCCGCTTGTAGACTTGGGTGATTTCCTCTCTGGTAACCCTGTTGCTGCAGTGGAAGCTTCAAGACTTGTTGGTGAAGCATGTAAAAAACATGGTTTCTTTCTAGTTGTTAATCATGGAGTTGATAAAACACTCATTGCCCATGCTCATAATTACGTTGACACCTTCTTCAAATTGCCACTTTCTGAGAAACAAAAGGCCCAGAGAAAGATTGGCGAGTCCTGTGGATATGCTAGCAGCTTTACTGGCAGGTTTTCCTCTAAACTTCCATGGAAAGAAACGCTTTCTTTTCGCTACAAAGCTGAGGAGAGTTCATCAAAACACATCGAGGAATACTTTCACAACAGAATGGGGGAAGATTTTGCTGAATTCGG GACGGTGTATCAGGACTACTGTGAGGCCATGAGCACTTTGTCACTAGGGATCATGGAGCTATTAGGAATGAGCCTCGGTGTGAGCAGAGAACATTTCAGGGAGTTCTTTAATGAGAATGATTCAATAATGAGGCTCAACTACTACCCTCCATGCCAAAAACCTGACCTTACTTTAGGCACCGGTCCTCATTGTGATCCAACTTCCTTAACCATCCTCCATCAGGACCAAGTGGGTGGTCTTCAAGTGTTTGTGGACAACGAATGGCGTTCGATTAACCCCAATTTTGACGCTTTTGTTGTTAACATTGGTGACACCTTCATG gCTCTATCGAATGGTATATACAGGAGCTGTTTGCACCGAGCAGTGGTGAACAGCCAAACACCAAGAAAATCTCTCGCTTTCTTTCTGTGTCCAAAGAATGACAAGATGGTAACTCCACCACATGAATTAGTGGACACATGCAATCCGAGAATATATCCAGATTTCACATGGCCTATGTTGCTCGAATTCACACAAAAGCATTACCGAGCTGACATGAAGACACTTGAGGTGTTCACAAACTGGCTTCATCAACGAAGTCTTAGCTGA
- the LOC118056380 gene encoding transcription factor bHLH118, with translation MFPFQQGGDEFWSQISSNPYQEDIDQDQHLILGQDSLHGISNLTYSSVEEFPQARTILATSNADDDSGNIRCDEKKVARKEIERQRRQQMSTLHASLRNLLPLDSIKGKRSISDHMSEAVKYIKHLKSNIQDLSVKRDKLKNLSSSSTFEQGTEISDHNLLDSVTVRHYLDGLEIVLTRGPGEEGILLSRVLEAVLEEGFDVVGCTSTHKGQRHYTTIQCQASNLNCIDADRLKRKLIDVISLSRYE, from the exons ATGTTTCCATTCCAACAAGGTGGTGATGAATTTTGGTCCCAAATCTCCTCTAATCCCTACCAAGAAGATATTGATCAAGATCAGCATCTGATCTTGGGCCAAGATTCCCTTCATGGAATCAGTAACCTAACCTACTCATCAGTGGAAGAATTCCCGCAGGCACGTACAATATTAGCAACTTCAAATGCTGATGATGATAGTGGAAATATTAGATGTGATGAGAAGAAGGTTGCTCGAAAGGAAATCGAACGGCAAAGGAGGCAACAAATGTCCACTCTTCATGCCTCACTTCGAAACCTCCTCCCTCTTGATTCAATCAAG GGAAAGCGCTCAATTTCTGATCACATGAGTGAGGCTGTGAAATATATTAAGCATCTAAAGAGTAACATCCAAGATTTAAGTGTCAAGAGAGATAAGCTCAAGAACTTGTCCAGCTCAAGTACTTTTGAGCAAGGAACTGAGATTTCAGACCATAATTTGCTGGACAGTGTTACGGTCCGCCATTATTTGGATGGATTGGAGATTGTTTTAACCAGAGGCCCTGGAGAGGAAGGGATTCTTCTATCAAGAGTGCTAGAAGCAGTGCTTGAAGAGGGATTTGATGTTGTTGGATGTACTTCAACCCATAAAGGTCAAAGGCACTATACCACTATCCAATGTCAG GCTAGCAATCTGAATTGCATTGATGCAGATAGGCTGAAAAGGAAGCTAATTGATGTGATCTCATTGTCAAGATATGAGTGA